Proteins co-encoded in one Kutzneria chonburiensis genomic window:
- the uvrB gene encoding excinuclease ABC subunit UvrB, whose protein sequence is MADAPVLASSEFRPVSDIPRADGRFRVVADYQPSGDQPQAIMELEQRLRRNEPDVVLLGATGTGKSATTAWLVEKLQRPTLVMAPNKTLAAQLANELKGFFPDNAVEYFVSYYDYYQPEAYIPQTDTYIEKDSSINEDVERLRHSATMSLLTRRDTIVVASVSCIYGLGTPQSYLDRSVQLKVGGEVERDLFLRALVDVQYTRNDIAFARGTFRVRGDTVEIIPAYEELAVRVEFFGDEIDRLYYLHPLTGDVVREVDELRIFPATHYVAGPERMEKAIAGIEAELAESLAKMEKQGKLLEAQRLRMRTTYDIEMMRQVGFCSGIENYSRHIDGRGAGTAPATLIDYFPDDFLLVIDESHVTVPQIGGMYEGDASRKRNLVEHGFRLPSALDNRPLTWEEFQDRIGQTLYLSATPGPYEMGQAGGEFVEQVIRPTGLIDPEVVIKPTEGQIDDLVHEVRLRAERDERVLVTTLTKKMSEDLTDYLLELGIRVRYLHSEVDTLRRVELLRQLRLGDYDVLVGINLLREGLDLPEVSLVAILDADKEGFLRSGTSLIQTIGRAARNVSGEVHMYADKITDSMRYAIDETNRRRAKQIAYNTENGIDPQPLRKKIADILDKVYAEAEDTDEVKVGGSGRNASRGKRATGTEGGKAVSSGVLVERDVKNMPRAELADLVQQLTDQMMAAARDLQFELAGRIRDEIADLKKELRGMDAAGLK, encoded by the coding sequence GTGGCAGATGCACCTGTGCTTGCGTCCTCGGAGTTCCGACCGGTCAGCGACATCCCGCGCGCCGACGGGCGGTTCAGGGTGGTCGCCGACTACCAGCCGTCGGGCGACCAGCCGCAGGCGATCATGGAGCTGGAACAGCGGCTGCGGCGCAACGAGCCGGACGTCGTGCTGCTGGGCGCGACCGGCACCGGCAAGTCGGCGACGACGGCGTGGCTGGTGGAGAAGCTCCAGCGGCCGACGCTGGTGATGGCGCCGAACAAGACCCTGGCGGCGCAGCTGGCCAACGAGCTGAAGGGGTTCTTCCCCGACAACGCGGTCGAGTACTTCGTCAGCTACTACGACTACTACCAGCCCGAGGCGTACATCCCGCAGACCGACACCTACATCGAGAAGGACTCCTCGATCAACGAGGACGTGGAACGGCTGCGGCACTCGGCGACGATGAGCCTGCTGACCCGGCGTGACACGATCGTGGTGGCCTCGGTGTCGTGCATCTACGGTCTCGGCACGCCGCAGTCCTATCTGGACCGCTCGGTGCAGCTGAAGGTCGGCGGCGAGGTCGAGCGCGACCTGTTCCTGCGCGCCCTGGTCGACGTGCAGTACACCCGCAACGACATCGCCTTCGCCCGCGGCACCTTCCGGGTGCGCGGCGACACCGTGGAGATCATCCCGGCCTACGAGGAGCTGGCCGTGCGGGTCGAGTTCTTCGGTGACGAGATCGACCGGCTCTACTACCTGCACCCGCTGACCGGCGATGTGGTGCGCGAAGTGGACGAGCTGCGCATCTTCCCGGCGACGCACTACGTGGCCGGCCCGGAGCGGATGGAGAAGGCCATCGCCGGCATCGAGGCCGAGCTGGCCGAGTCGCTGGCCAAGATGGAGAAGCAGGGCAAGCTGCTGGAGGCGCAGCGGCTGCGCATGCGCACCACGTACGACATCGAGATGATGCGCCAGGTCGGCTTCTGCTCCGGCATCGAGAACTACTCGCGGCACATCGACGGCCGCGGCGCCGGCACCGCGCCGGCCACGCTGATCGACTACTTCCCGGACGACTTCCTGCTGGTGATCGACGAGTCGCACGTGACCGTGCCGCAGATCGGCGGCATGTACGAGGGCGACGCGTCCCGCAAGCGCAACCTGGTCGAGCACGGCTTCCGGCTGCCCAGCGCATTGGACAACCGGCCGCTGACCTGGGAGGAGTTCCAGGACCGGATCGGGCAGACGCTGTACCTGTCGGCGACGCCCGGCCCGTACGAGATGGGTCAGGCCGGCGGCGAGTTCGTCGAGCAGGTGATCCGGCCGACCGGCCTGATCGACCCGGAGGTCGTGATCAAGCCGACCGAGGGGCAGATCGACGACCTGGTGCACGAGGTGCGGCTGCGGGCCGAGCGCGACGAGCGGGTGCTGGTCACCACGCTGACCAAGAAGATGTCCGAGGACCTCACCGACTACCTGCTGGAGCTGGGCATTCGGGTGCGGTACCTGCACTCCGAGGTGGACACGCTGCGCAGGGTCGAGCTGTTGCGGCAGCTGCGGCTGGGCGACTACGACGTGCTGGTCGGCATCAACCTGCTGCGGGAGGGCCTCGACCTGCCCGAGGTGTCCCTGGTGGCCATCCTCGACGCCGACAAGGAGGGCTTCCTGCGGTCGGGGACGTCGTTGATCCAGACCATCGGCCGGGCCGCCCGTAACGTGTCGGGCGAGGTGCACATGTACGCCGACAAGATCACCGACTCGATGCGGTACGCCATCGACGAGACGAACCGCCGTCGGGCCAAGCAGATCGCGTACAACACCGAGAACGGCATCGATCCCCAGCCGCTGCGCAAGAAGATCGCCGACATCCTGGACAAGGTGTACGCCGAGGCCGAGGACACCGACGAGGTCAAGGTCGGCGGCTCCGGCCGCAACGCCTCCCGTGGCAAGCGGGCCACCGGCACCGAGGGCGGCAAGGCCGTGTCGTCCGGTGTGTTGGTCGAGCGGGACGTGAAGAACATGCCCCGGGCCGAGCTGGCCGATCTCGTGCAGCAGCTCACTGACCAGATGATGGCCGCCGCGCGGGATCTCCAGTTCGAGCTGGCCGGCCGGATCCGCGACGAGATCGCCGACCTGAAGAAGGAGCTGCGCGGCATGGACGCCGCCGGCCTGAAGTAG
- a CDS encoding MmcQ/YjbR family DNA-binding protein yields MDLDAVIAHCLAKLGAEETYPWGDGELVAKVGGKAFAFIGMDSGTVGVKCGATADEADVWRQRYPEHIVMSAYIGRYGWNKVTLAGLPADEMRELLDRSYEEIVAKLPKSKRP; encoded by the coding sequence ATGGATCTGGACGCGGTGATCGCCCACTGCCTGGCCAAGCTCGGGGCCGAGGAGACCTATCCGTGGGGTGACGGCGAGCTGGTCGCCAAGGTCGGCGGCAAGGCGTTCGCGTTCATCGGCATGGACAGCGGGACCGTCGGCGTGAAATGCGGGGCGACCGCCGATGAGGCCGACGTCTGGCGGCAGCGGTATCCCGAGCACATCGTGATGAGCGCCTACATCGGCCGCTACGGCTGGAACAAGGTCACGCTCGCCGGCCTGCCGGCCGACGAGATGCGGGAACTGTTGGACCGGTCGTACGAGGAGATCGTGGCCAAGCTGCCTAAGTCGAAGCGACCCTAG
- a CDS encoding RDD family protein produces MPRHVQPRAGSRARTEACLVDCLVALAWLLLLGGVAIGLRALGLEPNWSASSELSADLFTLTLGLVPVGIYLVLTETSRRQGSLGKRRVGLRVVRADGSRATPIQLALRTTIKLSPWFLAHLGLSRLWMHLGTEQTACFCLACVYVIVPVSIGLALVHPQRRALHDWLTGTRVVAD; encoded by the coding sequence TTGCCGCGTCACGTCCAGCCACGGGCCGGGTCGAGGGCCCGTACCGAGGCCTGCCTGGTGGACTGTCTCGTGGCGCTGGCTTGGCTGTTGCTACTCGGCGGCGTCGCCATCGGGCTGCGGGCGTTAGGCCTCGAGCCGAATTGGAGCGCCTCCAGCGAACTCTCCGCCGACCTCTTCACCCTCACGCTCGGTCTTGTGCCCGTCGGCATCTACCTCGTGCTCACCGAGACCAGCCGCCGCCAGGGCAGCCTCGGCAAACGCCGCGTCGGCCTCCGCGTCGTCCGCGCCGACGGCTCCCGCGCCACCCCGATCCAGCTCGCCCTGCGCACCACCATCAAGCTCAGCCCGTGGTTCCTGGCCCACCTCGGCCTCAGCCGGCTGTGGATGCACCTCGGCACCGAGCAGACCGCCTGCTTCTGCCTGGCTTGCGTCTACGTCATCGTGCCCGTCAGCATCGGCCTCGCGCTCGTCCACCCGCAGCGCCGCGCCTTGCACGACTGGCTCACCGGCACCCGCGTCGTCGCCGACTGA
- a CDS encoding HelD family protein — translation MVDARRERAAHGMKAGDEEAKAFWGEELGRLAAVEDGLCFGRLDMRDGRRIYVGRLGLFRDGQDEPLLVDWRAAAARPFYTATMAKADGVRRRRRITTRGRTVTAVDDELLDRDAASDSELVGEAALMAALTADRTGRMHDIVTTLQAEQDAIVRDDYAGVLVVQGGPGTGKTAVALHRLAYLLYTRAHLRTRGVLVIGPSRVFLDYIGQVLPGLGEQAVVTATIAGLYPGVQVNGTGPAEDKGRADMADKIAAVVRSRVRVPEESLKVHFEQQVLRLESDDCRRAVAAARRTGLPHNQARLVCHQHVVELLAQGLVNGMENVVLTETGESLDGGSADGRLSAADLRALAAAGVVLDPDQDDGPRRLADEIDPAQLRAALLADPGVAEVLDDLWPALTAAEVVAEMLPAGEWTAADIPLLDEASALIGEFDGTTYGHVVVDEAQELSAMAWRMLMRRCPTKSMTVVGDLAQTSDLAGAVSWGDMLRPHVSDRWRLAELTVNYRTPTEIMDAAADLFAAHHADRRPPRSVRSAGEEPWRLECRPAELLDVVAGLAAQHTRGQLAIIAKAHHREITAALSLPTPADVTAPVVVLTPGEAKGLEFDAVLIVDPAGILAGPLGHNDLYVAMTRATQQLGIVHPGPPPAELARIHQIRMSHARHTCLPAARPDRM, via the coding sequence ATGGTCGACGCCCGGCGGGAACGGGCGGCACACGGGATGAAGGCCGGCGACGAGGAGGCGAAGGCGTTCTGGGGCGAGGAACTGGGCCGCCTGGCGGCGGTGGAGGACGGACTCTGCTTCGGTCGGCTGGACATGCGTGACGGCCGACGGATCTACGTCGGACGGCTTGGCCTGTTCCGGGACGGTCAAGACGAACCGCTGCTGGTGGACTGGCGAGCGGCGGCGGCGCGGCCGTTCTACACGGCGACCATGGCGAAAGCGGACGGCGTGCGAAGGCGGCGGCGCATCACGACCCGGGGCCGGACGGTCACCGCAGTGGACGACGAACTGCTGGACCGGGACGCCGCGAGCGACAGCGAGCTGGTCGGGGAGGCGGCGTTGATGGCGGCGCTGACGGCGGACCGAACCGGCCGGATGCACGACATCGTGACCACGCTGCAAGCCGAGCAGGACGCGATCGTCCGGGACGACTACGCCGGCGTGCTGGTGGTGCAAGGCGGCCCGGGCACGGGCAAGACAGCGGTGGCGCTGCACCGGCTGGCCTACCTGCTCTACACCCGCGCCCACCTGCGTACCCGAGGTGTCCTGGTCATCGGCCCGAGCCGGGTCTTCCTGGACTACATCGGACAGGTGCTGCCGGGCCTGGGGGAGCAGGCGGTGGTGACGGCGACGATTGCTGGCCTGTACCCGGGAGTTCAGGTCAACGGCACGGGGCCGGCCGAGGACAAAGGCCGGGCCGACATGGCCGACAAGATCGCGGCGGTGGTGCGCTCACGGGTACGCGTTCCCGAGGAGTCGCTGAAGGTGCACTTCGAACAGCAGGTGCTGAGGCTGGAATCCGACGACTGCCGCCGGGCCGTGGCGGCCGCCCGCCGCACGGGACTGCCGCACAACCAAGCGAGGCTGGTCTGCCACCAGCACGTGGTCGAACTGCTCGCGCAAGGCCTGGTCAACGGCATGGAGAACGTGGTGCTGACCGAGACCGGCGAAAGCCTGGACGGCGGCAGCGCCGACGGACGGCTCAGCGCAGCCGACCTGAGGGCGTTGGCGGCGGCCGGTGTCGTGCTCGATCCGGACCAGGACGACGGCCCGCGCCGCCTGGCCGACGAGATCGACCCGGCGCAGCTCCGCGCCGCGCTGCTGGCCGATCCCGGTGTCGCCGAAGTACTCGATGACCTGTGGCCAGCTTTGACCGCAGCAGAGGTGGTGGCCGAGATGCTCCCGGCCGGTGAATGGACGGCGGCGGACATTCCGTTGCTGGACGAGGCATCGGCGCTGATCGGCGAGTTCGACGGCACGACGTACGGGCACGTGGTGGTGGACGAGGCGCAGGAACTGTCGGCGATGGCCTGGCGGATGCTGATGCGCCGCTGTCCCACCAAGTCGATGACGGTCGTCGGCGACCTCGCCCAGACCAGCGACCTGGCCGGCGCAGTGTCCTGGGGCGACATGCTCCGGCCGCACGTGAGCGATCGCTGGCGGTTGGCCGAGCTCACCGTCAACTACCGCACCCCGACGGAGATCATGGACGCCGCCGCCGACCTGTTCGCCGCACACCACGCGGACCGGCGGCCGCCACGCTCCGTCCGCTCGGCCGGCGAAGAGCCCTGGCGTCTGGAGTGCCGCCCGGCCGAGCTGCTTGACGTCGTCGCCGGCCTTGCCGCCCAACACACGCGCGGGCAGCTGGCGATCATCGCCAAGGCGCACCACCGCGAGATCACGGCGGCGTTGTCACTCCCAACGCCGGCCGATGTGACCGCACCGGTCGTGGTGCTGACGCCCGGCGAGGCCAAGGGACTGGAGTTCGACGCCGTGCTGATCGTCGACCCGGCCGGCATCCTCGCCGGTCCGCTGGGCCACAACGACCTGTACGTCGCGATGACCCGTGCCACCCAGCAGCTGGGCATCGTCCACCCGGGACCGCCGCCGGCCGAGCTGGCCCGCATCCACCAGATTCGAATGTCACATGCGCGCCATACTTGCCTCCCTGCGGCACGTCCGGACCGCATGTGA
- a CDS encoding pyrimidine reductase family protein, translating to MLLPQARDIDDTELERLYDYPSSLTRPWVQVNFVSSPDGAVTVGGKSHGLSGPADKKVFMLGRTLADVVLVGAGTAAIEGYAGVKSGEVRAAVRARLGLSPVPPIAVVTRRATVAPDSALITETVAPTIVLTCAAAPSSRLRELSDAGADVVVTGDDDVDLSVALAELDKRGLRRVSCEGGPHLFGGLIEAGLVDQLCLTVSPLLAGGDASRIAVGPQPASPRELDLESVLTDDSFLMLRYRARR from the coding sequence ATGCTCCTGCCCCAGGCCCGTGACATCGACGACACCGAGCTCGAGCGGCTCTACGACTATCCGTCCTCGCTGACGCGGCCGTGGGTGCAGGTGAACTTCGTCTCCAGCCCCGACGGCGCCGTCACCGTCGGCGGCAAGTCGCACGGCCTGTCCGGGCCGGCCGACAAGAAGGTCTTCATGCTCGGCCGCACCCTGGCCGACGTGGTGCTGGTCGGGGCCGGCACCGCCGCCATCGAGGGCTACGCCGGCGTGAAGTCCGGCGAGGTGCGGGCGGCCGTCCGGGCCCGGCTCGGGCTCAGCCCCGTGCCACCCATTGCCGTGGTCACCCGGCGGGCCACCGTCGCCCCCGACTCGGCGCTGATCACCGAGACCGTCGCCCCGACCATCGTCCTCACCTGCGCTGCCGCCCCGTCCTCCCGTCTGCGGGAGTTGTCCGACGCCGGTGCCGATGTCGTCGTGACCGGTGACGACGACGTGGACCTGTCGGTGGCGCTGGCCGAGCTCGACAAGCGGGGCCTGCGCCGGGTCAGCTGCGAGGGCGGGCCGCACCTGTTCGGTGGGCTCATCGAGGCCGGTCTGGTCGACCAGCTCTGCCTCACCGTCTCACCGCTGCTGGCCGGCGGCGACGCCAGCCGCATCGCCGTCGGGCCGCAGCCGGCGTCGCCCCGCGAGCTGGACCTGGAATCCGTGCTCACCGACGACAGCTTCCTCATGCTCCGCTACCGCGCCCGCCGCTAA
- a CDS encoding TetR/AcrR family transcriptional regulator, translating to METKARTRVPRNTLSAELVVAAALALLDQVGVEAFSLRALAKELGVAPMTLYTYFRGKDELLDAVRDHALGAAALTTAYGGWQHQVRTICRRLRGQILEHPCLTSLLQQRPLAGHESAESAESLLRALAEAGFSAENAARAYTTLLGFVVGVTTLEVRLLEENSDPERREKVRQIMTGLPAERYPTLVQHTAALRQTVGGDTQFEFGLDLMIAGMEQRLILSP from the coding sequence ATGGAGACGAAAGCCCGGACGCGGGTGCCCCGCAACACACTGAGCGCGGAGCTCGTCGTCGCCGCCGCGCTGGCCCTGCTCGACCAGGTCGGCGTCGAGGCGTTCAGCCTGCGCGCGCTGGCCAAGGAGCTCGGGGTCGCGCCGATGACGCTGTACACCTACTTTCGGGGCAAGGACGAGCTGCTCGACGCGGTGCGCGACCACGCGTTGGGGGCGGCCGCGCTGACCACCGCGTACGGCGGCTGGCAGCACCAGGTCCGCACGATCTGCCGGCGGTTGCGCGGCCAGATCCTCGAGCACCCGTGCCTGACGTCCCTGCTTCAGCAGCGCCCGCTGGCCGGGCACGAGTCCGCCGAGTCGGCCGAGTCGCTGCTGCGGGCGCTGGCCGAGGCCGGTTTCAGCGCCGAGAACGCCGCCCGCGCGTACACCACGCTGCTCGGCTTCGTCGTCGGCGTCACCACGCTGGAAGTGCGCCTGCTGGAGGAGAACTCCGATCCCGAGCGGCGCGAGAAGGTGCGGCAGATAATGACCGGCCTGCCGGCCGAGCGGTATCCCACGCTCGTCCAGCACACGGCCGCACTGCGCCAGACCGTCGGCGGCGACACCCAGTTCGAGTTCGGACTGGACCTGATGATCGCCGGCATGGAGCAGCGGCTGATACTGAGCCCATGA
- a CDS encoding quinone oxidoreductase family protein, which translates to MRAVQVSEFGGPEVLKVVELPKPVPAEGQLLVKVDRAGINYADTHQAENSYLSQQKLPFIPGGEIVGHTEDGRRVVALSAGGGYAEYALTHESLAFEVPDGVSDAAALALIVQGTTAWHLLRTSSHMQVGESVVVISAAGGVGTLAVQLAKLWGAGRVIGTASSDGKRAWPSTSAPTWRSTPTRPTRWPSA; encoded by the coding sequence GTGCGTGCGGTGCAGGTGAGCGAGTTCGGTGGGCCCGAGGTCCTCAAGGTGGTGGAGCTGCCGAAGCCGGTGCCGGCCGAGGGGCAGCTGCTGGTCAAGGTGGATCGGGCCGGCATCAACTACGCCGACACCCACCAGGCCGAGAACTCCTACCTGTCGCAGCAGAAGCTGCCGTTCATCCCGGGTGGCGAGATCGTCGGCCACACCGAGGACGGCCGCCGCGTGGTGGCGCTGAGCGCCGGCGGCGGCTACGCCGAGTACGCCCTCACCCATGAGAGCCTGGCCTTCGAGGTACCGGACGGCGTCTCCGACGCGGCGGCGCTGGCGCTGATCGTGCAGGGCACGACCGCCTGGCACCTGCTGCGCACCTCGTCGCACATGCAGGTCGGCGAGTCCGTCGTGGTGATCTCCGCCGCTGGCGGCGTCGGCACGCTGGCCGTGCAGCTGGCCAAGCTGTGGGGCGCCGGCCGCGTCATCGGAACTGCCTCTTCGGACGGCAAAAGGGCTTGGCCGTCGACCTCGGCGCCGACGTGGCGATCGACGCCGACCCGGCCGACACGCTGGCCGAGCGCCTGA
- a CDS encoding zinc-binding dehydrogenase → MAIDADPADTLAERLIEANGGKRVDIVLEMTGAGVFDASLSALDSFGRLVAYGAASRTTGSPVAPNKLMAHSKSVIGFWLQDCFRRPGMMSDAMNELFGLVATNKLKPLLGGDYALTDVAQAHIDIRSRKTVGKLVLDPGK, encoded by the coding sequence GTGGCGATCGACGCCGACCCGGCCGACACGCTGGCCGAGCGCCTGATCGAGGCCAACGGCGGCAAGCGCGTGGACATCGTGCTGGAGATGACCGGCGCCGGTGTCTTCGACGCCTCGCTGAGCGCGCTGGACTCCTTCGGCCGCCTCGTCGCCTACGGCGCGGCCTCCCGCACCACCGGCTCCCCGGTGGCCCCGAACAAGCTGATGGCGCACTCCAAGTCGGTCATCGGCTTCTGGCTCCAGGACTGCTTCCGCCGGCCGGGCATGATGAGCGACGCCATGAACGAGCTGTTCGGCCTGGTCGCCACCAACAAGCTCAAGCCGCTGCTCGGCGGCGACTACGCGCTGACCGACGTGGCCCAGGCGCACATCGACATCCGTTCCCGCAAGACCGTCGGCAAGCTGGTGCTCGACCCCGGCAAGTAA
- a CDS encoding ABC-F family ATP-binding cassette domain-containing protein has translation MGFLEAGGLAYQLSDGRQLFSDVTFRVSQGQVAAIVGENGAGKTTLLRILSGELTPADGGVVVQGGLGVMPQFIGSVRDESTVRDLLLAVATPALRAAANELDEVELLLMEVDDEPTQMRYADALATWGELGGYDLEVLWDVVTVAALGIPYDRARFRGVRTMSGGEQKRLVLEALLRGSDQVLMLDEPDNYLDVPGKRWLEERLRETNKAVLLVSHDRELLANAATHIVALEAHTTWVHGGGFGTWHEARTARWTRVAELHKRWDEEHQRLIDLVRELRQQAAISPDMASRYRAMQTRLRKYEESPRPPERPVTHEVKPRLRGSRTGVRAITCERLELTGLMKPFDLEVFFGDRVAVLGSNGSGKSHFLRLLDQGAKGSQEVAHTGSCRLGARVVPGLFAQTHEHPEWIGRTLVDVLWHGENGRKGLERGAAMSVLSRYGLAASGDQRFETLSGGQQARFQILLLELSGATLLLLDEPTDNLDLTSAEALQDALEEFTGTVVAVTHDRWFSKSFDRFLLFGSTGIVHEVPEPVWDEGRVARAR, from the coding sequence ATGGGGTTCCTCGAGGCCGGCGGGCTCGCGTATCAGCTCTCCGACGGCCGGCAGCTGTTCAGTGACGTCACCTTCCGGGTGTCGCAGGGCCAGGTGGCCGCGATCGTCGGGGAGAACGGCGCCGGCAAGACCACGCTGCTGCGCATCCTGTCCGGCGAGCTGACGCCGGCCGACGGCGGTGTGGTCGTGCAGGGCGGACTGGGCGTGATGCCGCAGTTCATCGGGTCGGTGCGGGACGAGTCGACCGTCCGCGACCTGCTGCTCGCCGTGGCCACGCCGGCGCTGCGGGCCGCGGCCAACGAGCTCGACGAGGTCGAGCTGCTGCTGATGGAGGTCGACGACGAGCCGACCCAGATGCGCTACGCCGACGCGCTGGCCACGTGGGGTGAGCTCGGCGGTTACGACCTCGAGGTGCTGTGGGACGTGGTCACCGTGGCCGCGCTGGGCATCCCCTACGACCGGGCCCGGTTCCGCGGCGTGCGCACGATGTCCGGCGGCGAGCAGAAACGGCTCGTGCTGGAGGCGTTGCTGCGCGGCAGCGACCAGGTGCTGATGCTCGACGAGCCGGACAACTACCTCGACGTGCCGGGCAAGCGCTGGCTGGAGGAACGGCTGCGCGAGACCAACAAGGCCGTGCTGCTGGTCAGCCACGACCGCGAGCTGCTGGCCAACGCGGCCACGCACATCGTCGCGCTGGAGGCCCACACGACCTGGGTGCACGGCGGCGGTTTCGGCACCTGGCACGAGGCCCGGACCGCGCGCTGGACGCGTGTCGCCGAGCTGCACAAGCGTTGGGACGAGGAGCATCAGCGGCTCATCGATCTCGTACGCGAACTGCGGCAGCAGGCCGCGATCAGCCCGGACATGGCGTCGCGCTACCGGGCCATGCAGACCCGGCTGCGCAAGTACGAGGAGAGCCCGCGCCCGCCCGAGCGGCCGGTGACGCACGAGGTCAAGCCGCGGCTGCGCGGTTCGCGCACCGGCGTCCGCGCGATCACGTGCGAGCGGCTGGAGCTGACCGGCCTGATGAAGCCGTTCGATCTCGAGGTGTTCTTCGGCGACCGGGTGGCGGTGTTGGGCTCCAACGGTTCCGGCAAGAGCCACTTCCTGCGGCTGTTGGACCAAGGTGCTAAAGGAAGTCAGGAGGTCGCGCACACCGGCTCGTGCCGGCTGGGCGCTCGCGTCGTGCCGGGATTGTTCGCGCAGACCCATGAACATCCCGAGTGGATCGGCCGCACGCTGGTGGATGTGTTGTGGCACGGGGAAAACGGCCGCAAGGGGCTGGAGCGCGGCGCGGCCATGTCGGTGCTGAGCCGGTACGGCCTCGCGGCCAGCGGTGACCAGCGGTTCGAGACGCTGTCGGGCGGGCAGCAGGCGCGCTTCCAGATCCTGCTGCTGGAACTGTCCGGCGCCACCCTGCTGTTGCTGGACGAGCCGACCGACAACCTCGACCTCACCTCGGCCGAGGCGTTGCAGGACGCGCTGGAGGAGTTCACCGGAACCGTGGTCGCGGTGACCCACGATCGCTGGTTCTCCAAGTCGTTTGACCGGTTCCTGCTGTTCGGTTCCACCGGAATAGTTCACGAAGTACCGGAACCCGTGTGGGATGAGGGCCGAGTGGCTCGGGCCAGGTGA
- a CDS encoding glutamate ABC transporter substrate-binding protein, producing MTTVWWTIVTKAWTATRRVSVLLAAALVATACGSGGGSSDTVIGKASTGHLTIAIAEDQPGSSLKGLNGDYTGFDIDVAQFVAKELGVDPSGITWRSTVSADRETVLENGSADMVVETYSITDKRKKVISFAGPYFVAGQDLLVRLNDGDSITGPESLNGKRLCSVAGTTSAQEVKDKFAQQTKLVEYAHFSECITALLARIVDAVTTDDLILAGYASQNPELLRVVGKTFTQERYGVGVRKGDTASVSKIDDAITKMISTGAWNSSLQHNFGGTGYKIPSPPEITER from the coding sequence GTGACGACTGTTTGGTGGACGATCGTGACCAAGGCGTGGACCGCCACCCGTCGAGTGTCCGTCCTGTTGGCGGCCGCGCTGGTCGCGACCGCCTGCGGCAGCGGCGGCGGCAGCAGCGACACCGTGATCGGCAAGGCCTCGACGGGGCATCTGACCATCGCCATCGCCGAGGACCAGCCGGGCAGCAGCCTCAAGGGGCTCAACGGGGACTACACCGGGTTCGACATCGACGTGGCCCAGTTCGTGGCCAAGGAACTGGGCGTCGACCCGTCCGGCATCACCTGGCGGTCGACGGTCAGCGCCGACCGGGAGACCGTGCTGGAGAACGGATCGGCCGACATGGTGGTGGAGACGTACTCCATCACCGACAAGCGCAAGAAGGTGATCTCCTTCGCCGGCCCGTACTTCGTGGCCGGGCAGGACCTGCTGGTGCGGCTCAACGACGGCGACTCGATCACCGGGCCGGAGTCGCTCAACGGCAAGCGGCTGTGCTCGGTCGCCGGCACCACCTCGGCCCAGGAGGTCAAGGACAAGTTCGCGCAGCAGACGAAGCTGGTGGAGTACGCGCACTTCTCCGAATGCATCACCGCGCTGCTGGCCCGCATCGTCGATGCCGTCACCACCGACGACCTCATCCTGGCCGGCTACGCCTCGCAGAACCCGGAGCTGCTTCGCGTGGTGGGCAAGACCTTCACGCAGGAGCGCTACGGCGTCGGCGTGCGCAAGGGCGACACCGCCTCGGTGTCCAAGATCGACGACGCCATCACCAAGATGATCAGCACCGGCGCCTGGAACTCCTCGCTCCAGCACAACTTCGGCGGCACCGGCTACAAGATCCCCTCCCCACCCGAGATCACCGAACGCTGA